In the genome of Candidatus Binatia bacterium, one region contains:
- a CDS encoding S41 family peptidase, with the protein MKRSRHFVGKTVVVCVVLASLWLGGRVFAVARDAYDGIEVFTNVLTLVQKNYVDSVTTKQLIDGAVMGMLNALDPHSAYLPPDIYRELQVDTRGSFGGLGIEITIRNGVLTVVSPIEDTPAYQAGIKSGDQIIKIEDEFTKDMPLVEAVKKMRGPKGTKVHLTLRREGAPQLIDLALTREVIKIQSVKARILDKGFGYLRITQFQERTDDDVQESIARLEKQNGGQLSGMVLDLRNNPGGLLTQAIKVTDEFIDSGLVVYTDGRLENQKQKYFAHKSNTRIDFPMVVLVNAGSASASEIVAGALQDHKRAIVLGTQTFGKGSVQTILPLEANAAIRLTTARYYTPNGRSIQATGITPDVVVENIPPGVKTAAAGVPRIREQNLPGHLPGPEQPAPPAAAGPDEDRVLDVEGDAASTIREGELGKDPQLDRALEMLKSWNVYRTVVAQKAS; encoded by the coding sequence ATGAAAAGATCACGCCACTTCGTCGGCAAGACGGTCGTAGTGTGTGTTGTGCTCGCCAGTCTGTGGCTGGGCGGACGGGTGTTTGCCGTCGCGCGCGACGCGTACGACGGCATCGAGGTGTTCACAAACGTCCTTACGCTGGTTCAAAAGAATTACGTCGACTCGGTCACGACCAAGCAACTCATCGACGGCGCCGTGATGGGCATGCTCAACGCCCTCGATCCCCACAGCGCCTATTTGCCGCCGGACATTTACCGGGAATTGCAGGTCGACACGCGCGGTAGTTTCGGCGGTCTGGGCATAGAGATCACGATTCGCAACGGCGTTCTCACCGTGGTTTCACCGATTGAGGACACGCCGGCCTACCAGGCGGGGATCAAGTCAGGCGACCAAATCATCAAGATCGAAGACGAGTTCACCAAAGACATGCCGCTGGTGGAAGCGGTAAAGAAGATGCGCGGGCCTAAAGGCACCAAGGTCCACCTGACGTTGCGGCGCGAAGGCGCTCCGCAGCTTATCGATCTCGCGCTGACGCGCGAGGTCATCAAGATCCAGAGCGTCAAAGCGCGCATACTCGACAAGGGCTTCGGCTATCTTCGCATCACCCAGTTCCAGGAACGCACCGACGACGACGTGCAGGAGTCAATCGCGCGCCTCGAGAAGCAGAACGGCGGCCAACTGTCCGGCATGGTCCTCGACCTGCGCAACAATCCGGGCGGGTTGCTGACCCAGGCGATCAAGGTCACCGACGAGTTCATCGATTCGGGTCTGGTGGTCTACACCGACGGCCGTCTGGAAAACCAGAAACAGAAGTACTTCGCGCACAAGAGCAATACCCGTATCGATTTCCCCATGGTGGTTCTCGTCAACGCCGGCAGTGCCAGCGCGTCCGAGATCGTCGCGGGGGCCTTGCAGGATCACAAACGCGCCATCGTGCTCGGCACCCAGACCTTCGGCAAGGGATCGGTACAGACCATTCTGCCCCTAGAGGCCAACGCGGCGATCCGCCTGACGACTGCGCGCTACTACACGCCGAACGGGAGATCCATTCAGGCTACCGGCATCACCCCGGATGTGGTGGTGGAGAACATTCCCCCCGGGGTGAAGACAGCCGCCGCGGGCGTGCCGCGTATCCGCGAGCAGAACCTCCCCGGTCACCTGCCGGGGCCCGAGCAGCCGGCCCCCCCGGCGGCTGCCGGTCCGGACGAAGACCGCGTGCTCGACGTCGAGGGCGATGCCGCCTCGACAATTCGCGAAGGCGAGCTCGGAAAGGACCCGCAGCTCGACCGGGCTCTGGAGATGCTGAAGAGCTGGAACGTGTACCGAACCGTGGTCGCCCAAAAGGCTTCATGA
- a CDS encoding divergent polysaccharide deacetylase family protein: MRERHTRAATPRRFHWDWLFSVPLSALFGVVVFASGLALHDGQKQRVAEGEIGEQTEEPPPIPTNWLADFPARVGRVTTALAKLPLHLPAPSEEPQGADNVRWIHRRYEVLVPTAQAAAESLRGFEPLRDAAPGVTLRVSEHPTSVQVQVGVDGLLTHTVALQWARHHPRVAIIVDNLGSNLLVARELATLDAALTLAVQPLEPFAREVAELANLYQRQVLVHLPEPVPAARGGGVIDQAAVLRSLNDSLASIPRAVGVTDDREGGPLSNPVQARWVLERLKEDALFFIDGVTDPSNVACDVAGELTLPCGKASMVVHETQDEQAISTQFEKLRQIAQARGNALVILRAGPATVTALRAALTDLTAAGIEIVPASSIIFDRFLSPG, from the coding sequence GTGCGGGAACGGCATACGCGGGCGGCCACACCGCGGCGCTTTCACTGGGATTGGCTCTTCAGTGTTCCACTGAGCGCCCTGTTCGGCGTGGTGGTTTTCGCCAGCGGCCTGGCACTCCACGACGGTCAGAAGCAGCGCGTTGCGGAGGGAGAGATCGGCGAGCAGACCGAGGAGCCGCCGCCAATCCCGACCAACTGGCTGGCCGACTTTCCCGCACGCGTCGGTCGTGTAACCACCGCACTCGCCAAACTCCCGCTTCACCTACCCGCGCCGAGCGAGGAACCGCAGGGAGCCGACAACGTGCGGTGGATTCACCGCCGGTACGAGGTCCTGGTCCCAACCGCACAGGCCGCGGCCGAAAGCCTGCGCGGTTTCGAGCCGCTGCGCGATGCCGCCCCCGGCGTCACGTTGCGCGTCAGCGAACACCCCACCTCCGTGCAGGTGCAAGTCGGCGTTGACGGCCTGCTCACCCACACGGTGGCGCTGCAGTGGGCGCGCCATCATCCGCGCGTCGCCATCATAGTCGACAACCTCGGCAGCAACCTCCTTGTGGCTCGCGAACTGGCCACTCTCGACGCCGCGCTGACCCTTGCCGTGCAGCCTCTCGAGCCTTTCGCCCGTGAGGTGGCAGAGCTGGCAAACCTCTATCAACGCCAGGTTCTCGTGCACCTTCCCGAACCCGTCCCCGCCGCCCGCGGTGGTGGCGTCATCGACCAGGCCGCCGTGCTCCGCAGCCTCAACGATAGCCTCGCCTCCATCCCCAGAGCCGTCGGCGTCACCGACGACCGCGAAGGAGGGCCGCTGAGCAACCCGGTGCAAGCGCGCTGGGTTCTGGAACGCCTCAAAGAGGACGCCCTGTTCTTCATTGACGGCGTGACCGACCCCTCCAATGTTGCGTGCGACGTTGCCGGTGAGCTGACGCTTCCGTGTGGCAAGGCATCCATGGTGGTACACGAGACCCAGGACGAACAGGCAATCAGTACCCAGTTCGAAAAGTTGCGGCAGATCGCCCAGGCCAGGGGTAACGCCCTGGTCATCCTGCGTGCCGGTCCCGCGACCGTTACCGCACTGCGTGCCGCCTTGACCGATCTCACCGCCGCCGGGATAGAGATCGTGCCTGCCTCTAGCATCATCTTCGATCGATTCTTGTCGCCCGGCTAA
- the xseA gene encoding exodeoxyribonuclease VII large subunit, producing the protein MPPRTEQASLPALLTVSELTRLVQTVLQSAFGECWVVGEVSNLRTPQSGHVYFSLKDEEAQVAAVMFRSARTRLPFQLQDGMEVIARGRVDVYPVRGALQFYVDALEPRGFGALQLALEQLKRRLAAEGLFAEDRKRPLPFLPRVVGIVTALGGAAVHDMLVTLRSRWPGVHAVIRPVRVQGDEAAPDIVAAIADLQEVPGIDVMLVGRGGGSIEDLWAFNDERVARAIVASRVPVVSAVGHEIDVTIADLVADRRAATPTAAAALAVPDRRDLDKRVSAATTALQAACRRLLRQRIERLDGLVRRLRDPRQIVRTLQVRTDELGERAIRAMENRLRLARQQVRAAGERLHALSPLAVLDRGFCIVRREHDGAIVRDASPLEIGEHLRIRFARGGARVRVEEKDPA; encoded by the coding sequence ATGCCGCCGCGCACCGAGCAAGCGTCCCTCCCGGCACTTCTCACCGTCTCGGAGCTGACGCGCCTCGTTCAGACCGTTCTGCAGTCGGCGTTTGGCGAGTGCTGGGTGGTGGGGGAGGTCTCCAACCTCCGCACGCCGCAGTCGGGTCACGTGTACTTCAGTTTGAAGGACGAAGAAGCGCAGGTCGCGGCCGTGATGTTTCGTTCGGCCCGGACCCGGCTACCCTTTCAGCTTCAAGACGGCATGGAGGTCATCGCGCGGGGACGTGTCGACGTATACCCGGTGCGGGGTGCGCTGCAGTTCTATGTCGATGCGCTGGAACCGCGAGGCTTTGGCGCACTCCAACTCGCACTCGAACAACTCAAGCGACGTCTCGCCGCCGAGGGCCTGTTTGCGGAAGACCGCAAGCGGCCCCTGCCCTTTCTGCCGCGTGTCGTGGGCATCGTCACGGCGCTGGGTGGCGCCGCGGTGCACGACATGTTGGTCACCTTGCGCAGCCGCTGGCCCGGCGTCCATGCGGTCATCCGACCGGTCCGCGTGCAGGGCGATGAGGCAGCTCCGGACATTGTCGCCGCCATCGCGGATTTGCAGGAGGTGCCAGGCATCGATGTGATGCTCGTTGGACGCGGGGGCGGGTCCATCGAGGATCTGTGGGCCTTCAACGACGAGCGCGTCGCCCGCGCCATCGTCGCCTCCCGGGTCCCCGTGGTTTCCGCCGTCGGCCACGAGATCGACGTAACCATCGCCGACCTTGTCGCCGACCGTCGCGCCGCCACGCCGACGGCGGCCGCGGCGCTGGCGGTACCCGATCGGCGCGATCTGGACAAGCGCGTGAGCGCTGCGACCACCGCGTTACAGGCCGCTTGCCGGCGGCTCTTGCGGCAACGGATCGAACGCCTCGACGGGCTTGTGCGGCGCTTGCGCGACCCGCGTCAGATCGTCCGCACGCTTCAGGTTCGCACTGACGAACTGGGGGAACGGGCGATCCGAGCCATGGAAAACCGTCTGCGCCTGGCGCGCCAGCAAGTGCGCGCCGCCGGCGAACGACTGCACGCCCTCAGTCCGCTGGCCGTGCTCGATCGCGGTTTTTGCATCGTGCGCCGCGAACACGATGGCGCCATCGTGCGCGACGCCTCCCCACTGGAAATAGGCGAACACCTGCGGATACGCTTCGCTCGCGGTGGCGCCCGCGTGCGGGTGGAAGAGAAGGATCCCGCCTGA
- the xseB gene encoding exodeoxyribonuclease VII small subunit produces MTNQAQETPPQRFDEALAELERLVGQLERGDLPLEAALATFETGVTLVRQLSEALSAAEARVEVLTRDSDGTLRRNALPGDADGKT; encoded by the coding sequence GTGACCAACCAGGCCCAGGAAACGCCCCCTCAGCGCTTCGACGAGGCGCTCGCCGAATTGGAGCGTCTTGTCGGGCAGCTCGAACGCGGCGACCTGCCACTCGAGGCGGCACTGGCTACTTTCGAGACCGGCGTGACGCTCGTGCGCCAACTGAGTGAGGCACTGAGCGCGGCCGAGGCCCGCGTCGAGGTGCTCACCCGAGACAGCGACGGGACGCTCCGCCGTAATGCCCTCCCCGGCGACGCCGACGGGAAAACTTGA
- a CDS encoding polyprenyl synthetase family protein, whose product MDLTRYLSKRELQINRCLDQCLGGAGGNDRLHEAMRYSLFSGGKRIRPVLALAATEAVGGQLARTLPFACALEMIHAYSLIHDDLPAMDDDSLRRGKPSNHVVFGEALAILAGDALLTEAFRVMAESVAAAGARQSRAVQVLVELAVAAGARGMVAGQAADMEAEDTDADLPTVELIHVRKTGALIRAAVRGGAILGGARASQLRRLTLFAEYLGLAFQITDDILDVEGGTSTTGKIEGRDMVRHKATFPAVLGMPAAKARAQELLADMQEQLRPFGRKSQPLREIAGFVVGRAAPA is encoded by the coding sequence GTGGATCTTACTCGGTACCTCAGCAAGCGGGAACTGCAAATCAATCGCTGCCTTGATCAGTGCCTGGGCGGCGCCGGAGGCAACGACCGACTGCACGAGGCAATGCGCTACAGCTTGTTTTCCGGCGGAAAGCGAATCCGGCCCGTCCTCGCCCTCGCGGCCACGGAGGCGGTTGGCGGCCAGCTCGCGCGGACGCTGCCGTTCGCCTGCGCCCTGGAGATGATTCACGCGTACTCGCTCATCCATGACGACTTGCCGGCCATGGATGACGACAGCTTGCGCCGCGGCAAACCCTCGAACCATGTCGTCTTCGGCGAGGCCCTGGCCATTCTCGCCGGAGATGCCCTGCTCACCGAGGCGTTTCGCGTGATGGCCGAGTCGGTCGCCGCGGCCGGCGCAAGGCAAAGTCGAGCCGTGCAGGTGCTGGTCGAGCTGGCGGTAGCCGCGGGCGCTCGCGGCATGGTCGCCGGCCAAGCTGCCGACATGGAAGCCGAGGACACCGACGCCGATCTGCCTACGGTCGAGCTAATCCACGTCCGCAAGACCGGCGCGTTGATTCGGGCTGCCGTCCGTGGCGGTGCCATCCTCGGCGGCGCCCGGGCCTCGCAACTGCGCCGGCTGACGCTCTTTGCCGAGTATCTTGGTCTCGCCTTTCAAATCACGGACGACATTCTCGACGTGGAGGGCGGCACCTCGACCACAGGCAAGATCGAGGGCCGTGACATGGTCCGGCATAAAGCGACCTTCCCGGCTGTGCTGGGAATGCCCGCCGCCAAGGCGCGCGCGCAGGAGTTACTCGCCGACATGCAGGAGCAGCTCCGGCCGTTCGGCCGCAAATCCCAGCCGTTGCGTGAGATCGCCGGCTTCGTCGTCGGCCGCGCCGCACCGGCGTAA